From a single Phycisphaerales bacterium genomic region:
- a CDS encoding DUF2961 domain-containing protein, translated as MNVAVPIPTASAGSLSNLLMLSSDRSMRVSSAAPERSSNRDNRRIEPGGTLTLADIEGPGVITHIWITFPDPAPGWLGRDGNANHSQLVLRMYWDGAQRPAVEAPLGDFFAAGFGHRAEVLSLPVLVQGGDAYNCFWPMPFYNSARIEIENQSTLPLNALYYQIDYVSKKWLPPETPYFCAQYRQEFPAQSDRDYLILDATGAGHYVGTVLSVRSRSPEWFGEGDEKFYIDGETTPSIQGTGTEDYALNAWGMAMGTYPYFGVPLLQGEWGAVGYTTTIYRWHIPDPIYFTRSLRVEIEDAGWISTDELADGVNRGFVERNDDLASVAFWYQVGQPFGFAELPGAQERVLPNLDVVIEGRELLSTARSERVEGLHLQSGFPWTGDGQLFIDNNHGSGAWVEFDFTVATDDLRQLTIRFTKSYDFGRYRILLDGQEVRGGVDFYSPTVALDEINLGSANWTAGTHTIRLECLGSNSSSTGTKLGVDSVRLRQRWEVKRTTPKDF; from the coding sequence GTGAACGTCGCGGTGCCGATTCCCACGGCCAGCGCCGGCTCGCTTTCCAACCTTCTCATGCTCAGCAGCGATCGATCGATGCGTGTGTCCTCGGCCGCGCCGGAGCGTTCGAGCAACCGGGATAATCGCCGCATCGAGCCCGGCGGCACGTTGACGCTTGCCGACATCGAAGGCCCCGGCGTCATCACGCACATCTGGATCACCTTTCCCGACCCCGCGCCCGGCTGGCTCGGCCGCGATGGCAACGCGAACCACTCCCAACTCGTCCTGCGCATGTACTGGGATGGCGCCCAGCGCCCCGCGGTCGAAGCGCCGCTGGGCGACTTCTTCGCGGCAGGCTTCGGCCACCGCGCCGAGGTGCTTTCGCTCCCCGTGCTCGTGCAGGGCGGCGATGCGTACAACTGCTTCTGGCCCATGCCCTTTTACAACTCGGCCCGCATCGAGATCGAGAACCAGTCCACGCTGCCGCTCAACGCGCTCTACTACCAGATCGATTACGTGAGCAAGAAGTGGCTGCCGCCCGAGACGCCCTACTTCTGCGCCCAGTACCGCCAGGAGTTTCCGGCGCAATCGGATCGCGACTACCTCATCCTCGACGCCACCGGCGCCGGCCATTACGTCGGCACGGTGCTCAGCGTCCGCTCGCGCAGCCCGGAGTGGTTCGGCGAGGGCGATGAGAAGTTCTACATTGACGGCGAAACGACGCCGAGCATCCAGGGCACCGGCACCGAAGATTACGCACTCAACGCGTGGGGCATGGCGATGGGCACGTATCCGTACTTCGGCGTGCCGCTGCTGCAGGGCGAGTGGGGCGCGGTCGGATACACGACCACGATCTACCGCTGGCACATCCCCGATCCCATCTACTTCACCCGCTCGCTGCGCGTCGAGATCGAAGACGCCGGCTGGATCTCGACCGACGAATTGGCGGATGGAGTCAACCGCGGTTTTGTCGAGCGCAACGACGACCTCGCCAGCGTTGCGTTCTGGTACCAGGTCGGGCAGCCGTTTGGTTTTGCCGAACTGCCGGGCGCTCAGGAGCGCGTGCTGCCGAATCTGGATGTCGTGATCGAAGGACGTGAACTGCTCTCCACCGCGCGCAGCGAAAGGGTCGAAGGGCTGCATCTGCAAAGCGGCTTCCCGTGGACCGGCGACGGCCAGCTCTTCATCGACAACAACCACGGCTCTGGGGCGTGGGTCGAATTCGATTTCACGGTCGCGACGGACGATCTCCGGCAACTCACCATTCGGTTCACCAAGTCCTACGACTTCGGCCGCTACCGCATCCTTCTTGACGGCCAGGAGGTGCGCGGCGGCGTGGACTTCTACAGCCCCACCGTCGCACTCGACGAGATCAATCTCGGCAGCGCAAACTGGACAGCCGGCACACACACAATCCGCCTCGAGTGCCTCGGCTCCAACTCGTCATCCACGGGAACGAAACTCGGCGTGGATTCCGTGCGCCTGCGCCAGCGCTGGGAGGTGAAGCGGACGACGCCGAAGGACTTCTGA
- a CDS encoding sugar ABC transporter ATP-binding protein: MSDPLIEMRGIVKTYPGVRALDGVDFTLHRGEVHAIVGENGAGKSTLIRILTGAERREAGQVLLGGSPVESRTPVQAQRLGIATVYQEVNLVADLSVAENIMLGREPRTAWGTIDRRAMNRRAQEVAKGLGLRVEVRQDLRACSIALQQMVAVARAVDQKASALVLDEPTSSLDAGETAQLFSMVRRLRAQGLGVIFITHFLEQVYEISDRITILRGGRCVGTHAAADLPRLTLVSLMLGKAAEAAPSPRPGAGEISPTTPIRLEARGLWRRGAVEPLNLTLRAGEVLGLAGLLGSGRSEIVRLLFGVDARSGGTLSIGGRSIARHSPRRAIAAGMALAPEDRRAAGLVAQLSVRENMMLALQGARGWTRRLPRRQQKALAAKFIQALSISTPDLEKPVGQLSGGNQQKVSLARWLLMQPSILMLDEPTRGIDIGAKRQIESLIEDLRAKGMAIIFISGELEEVVRVSQRIVVLRDRHAVAELTGADCHVHTVMRRIAGETGGSHV, from the coding sequence GTGTCTGACCCGTTGATCGAGATGCGCGGGATCGTCAAGACGTATCCCGGCGTTCGCGCGCTCGACGGCGTGGATTTCACGCTCCATCGCGGCGAGGTGCACGCCATCGTCGGCGAAAACGGCGCGGGCAAGAGCACGCTGATTCGGATCCTCACCGGCGCCGAGCGCCGCGAAGCCGGGCAGGTGCTCCTCGGTGGCTCCCCCGTCGAGTCGCGCACGCCCGTGCAGGCCCAGCGTCTGGGCATCGCCACCGTCTATCAGGAAGTCAATCTCGTTGCTGATCTGTCTGTGGCCGAGAACATCATGCTCGGCCGCGAGCCGCGCACGGCATGGGGGACCATCGACCGCCGCGCCATGAACCGCCGCGCTCAGGAGGTCGCTAAGGGATTGGGTCTGCGGGTGGAGGTCAGGCAGGACCTGCGCGCCTGCTCGATCGCACTTCAGCAGATGGTGGCCGTGGCTCGCGCCGTTGATCAGAAGGCCTCGGCCCTGGTTCTCGATGAACCGACCTCGTCGCTGGACGCCGGCGAAACCGCCCAGCTCTTTTCCATGGTTCGGCGGCTGCGCGCTCAGGGGCTGGGCGTCATCTTCATCACCCACTTTCTCGAACAGGTCTACGAGATCAGTGATCGCATCACCATCCTGCGCGGCGGGCGCTGCGTGGGCACGCACGCCGCGGCCGATCTGCCGCGCCTCACGCTCGTCTCGCTCATGCTCGGCAAGGCCGCCGAGGCGGCCCCGTCGCCGAGGCCGGGTGCCGGCGAGATTAGTCCCACCACTCCCATACGTCTCGAAGCGCGCGGCCTGTGGCGCCGCGGCGCCGTCGAACCGCTCAATCTCACCCTCCGCGCGGGCGAGGTGCTCGGCCTCGCGGGACTGCTCGGCTCGGGCCGCAGTGAAATCGTCCGCCTGCTCTTTGGAGTTGATGCGCGCAGCGGCGGGACGCTCTCGATTGGCGGCCGGTCAATCGCAAGGCACTCGCCTCGCCGCGCCATCGCCGCGGGCATGGCCCTGGCCCCGGAAGATCGCCGCGCTGCCGGGCTCGTCGCCCAACTCAGCGTGCGCGAGAACATGATGCTCGCGCTTCAAGGCGCACGCGGCTGGACGCGGCGCCTGCCCCGGCGGCAGCAGAAGGCGCTCGCTGCAAAATTCATCCAGGCGCTGTCGATCTCCACGCCCGATCTCGAAAAGCCCGTCGGGCAACTTTCCGGCGGAAACCAGCAGAAAGTCAGTCTCGCGCGCTGGCTGCTCATGCAGCCGAGCATCCTGATGCTCGATGAGCCGACGCGCGGCATCGACATCGGCGCCAAGCGGCAGATCGAGTCGCTCATCGAAGACCTTCGCGCCAAGGGCATGGCGATCATCTTCATTTCCGGTGAACTCGAGGAAGTCGTGCGGGTCAGTCAGCGCATCGTAGTGCTGCGCGACCGCCATGCCGTGGCCGAACTGACCGGCGCCGATTGCCACGTGCACACCGTGATGCGGCGCATCGCCGGCGAGACGGGCGGCTCGCATGTCTAG
- a CDS encoding FGGY-family carbohydrate kinase produces MTAEAPVFVGVDVGTGSARAGVFDAEGRMLGSAAHPIRMWRPQTDFVEQSSDDIWQACCTAVKDAMRLAGASADRVAGVGFDATCSLVALDENDRPVTVSPSGHDEQNVIVWLDHRAIEQAERINAMGHNVLRYVGKRISPEMESPKLLWLMENLRQTWLRAVRYFDLPDFLTYRATGCEGRSLCSTVCKWTYLGHEPSDAADSLGRWDATYWKAIGLGDLAADGFKRIGTRIRPPGEAMGTGLTEKAAGELGLKPGTSVGVSIIDAHAGGLGLLGAPLEGKHPTPADMEHRLALIGGTSTCHMAVSRRAHFIDGVWGPYFGAMIPDMWLTEGGQSATGALIDHIIFSHARAAELQREANDARKSVYEILNGHLERLAAGSDLPAQLTRDLHVMPDFHGNRSPRADATLRGMISGLRLSDSIDDLALLYLATVQAVAHGTRHIVDTLNGSGYRVDTMFACGGGTKNPVFLREHADVTGLRIVLPREPEAILLGSAILGAVASGRFATVLDAMAAMNHADRIIEPSGGSVRAFHDAKHRVFHRMYEDQLAYRALMR; encoded by the coding sequence ATGACCGCCGAGGCGCCCGTGTTCGTCGGCGTGGATGTCGGAACGGGCAGCGCGCGGGCCGGCGTGTTCGATGCCGAGGGCCGCATGCTGGGAAGCGCGGCGCATCCGATCCGCATGTGGCGGCCCCAGACCGACTTTGTCGAGCAATCGTCCGATGACATCTGGCAGGCGTGCTGCACGGCGGTGAAAGACGCCATGCGCCTGGCTGGAGCCAGCGCCGATCGCGTGGCCGGCGTCGGCTTTGACGCGACGTGTTCGCTGGTCGCGCTGGACGAGAATGACCGTCCGGTGACGGTGAGCCCCAGCGGGCACGACGAGCAGAACGTCATCGTTTGGCTGGATCACCGGGCCATCGAGCAGGCCGAGCGCATCAACGCGATGGGCCACAATGTGCTCCGCTACGTCGGCAAGCGCATCTCGCCCGAGATGGAGTCGCCCAAACTGCTCTGGCTCATGGAGAATCTGCGGCAGACGTGGCTTCGCGCCGTGCGCTATTTCGACCTGCCCGATTTTCTGACCTATCGCGCCACGGGTTGCGAAGGCCGCTCGCTTTGCTCGACGGTGTGCAAGTGGACGTACCTCGGTCACGAACCTTCCGATGCAGCCGACTCGCTCGGACGGTGGGATGCGACATACTGGAAGGCGATCGGCCTGGGCGACCTGGCAGCTGACGGCTTCAAGCGCATCGGCACGCGCATTCGCCCGCCGGGCGAAGCAATGGGTACGGGTCTGACGGAGAAGGCCGCAGGAGAACTCGGCCTGAAGCCCGGTACCTCGGTCGGTGTGTCGATCATCGACGCGCACGCGGGCGGGCTCGGCCTGCTCGGCGCGCCGCTGGAGGGCAAGCATCCCACTCCGGCTGACATGGAGCATCGCCTGGCGCTCATCGGCGGAACGTCCACGTGCCACATGGCCGTGTCGCGCCGGGCGCACTTCATCGACGGCGTGTGGGGGCCGTACTTCGGCGCCATGATTCCCGACATGTGGCTGACCGAAGGCGGGCAGTCGGCCACGGGAGCGCTCATCGATCACATTATCTTCTCCCACGCCCGGGCGGCGGAACTTCAGCGTGAAGCGAACGATGCGCGCAAGAGCGTCTACGAGATTCTCAACGGCCATCTCGAGCGACTCGCTGCGGGAAGCGACCTTCCCGCTCAACTCACGCGCGACCTGCACGTCATGCCCGATTTCCACGGCAACCGCTCGCCGCGCGCCGACGCGACGCTGCGCGGCATGATCTCGGGCCTGCGCCTGTCCGACTCCATCGACGACCTCGCGCTGCTCTACCTGGCGACGGTGCAGGCGGTCGCGCACGGCACGCGGCACATCGTCGATACCCTCAACGGCAGCGGCTACCGGGTTGACACGATGTTCGCGTGCGGCGGCGGGACGAAGAACCCGGTCTTCCTGCGCGAGCACGCCGACGTCACCGGACTGCGAATCGTGTTGCCGCGCGAGCCGGAGGCGATCCTGCTGGGTTCGGCAATTCTGGGGGCGGTCGCGTCGGGGCGGTTCGCGACCGTGCTCGACGCGATGGCGGCGATGAACCATGCCGACCGGATCATCGAGCCGTCGGGCGGCTCTGTCAGAGCCTTCCACGACGCCAAGCATCGCGTGTTCCACCGCATGTACGAAGATCAGTTGGCGTATCGCGCGTTGATGCGATGA
- a CDS encoding DUF502 domain-containing protein codes for MRQGHPGRLLRLIVTIFLQGLVGLLPLIVTLVVLGWLFYYTEQVLGTALLYVIPESWYTRGMGLAIGIILIFLFGLLINQRGVPGLINIAERMIGRVPLVKTIYGAVHDLLSFFSRSGREGAVSQVVVVTFGDSGIKAVGLLMRDTYEDLPQGLGGEDYLVVYFPQSYQLGGMLLLVPRANVTPLDMNLEDALRFIITAGAKTSAIPEDSTATEPNTTGRNTPPESLPTI; via the coding sequence TTGCGACAGGGCCATCCGGGACGCCTGCTTCGCCTCATCGTCACGATCTTCCTCCAGGGGCTTGTCGGCCTGCTTCCACTCATCGTCACGCTTGTCGTGCTTGGTTGGCTCTTCTACTACACTGAGCAGGTGCTTGGCACGGCGCTGCTGTACGTGATTCCTGAATCGTGGTACACCCGGGGCATGGGCCTGGCCATCGGCATCATCCTCATCTTCCTCTTCGGCCTGCTCATCAACCAGCGCGGCGTTCCAGGACTCATCAATATCGCTGAGCGCATGATCGGCCGCGTGCCGCTCGTGAAGACCATCTACGGTGCGGTACACGACCTGCTCAGTTTCTTCTCGCGCTCAGGTCGCGAAGGAGCCGTCAGCCAGGTCGTCGTGGTTACGTTCGGCGACTCGGGCATCAAGGCCGTCGGCCTGCTGATGCGCGACACCTATGAAGACCTGCCCCAAGGTCTCGGCGGCGAGGATTACCTCGTCGTCTACTTTCCCCAGTCGTATCAACTCGGCGGCATGCTGCTGCTGGTGCCGCGGGCCAACGTCACACCGCTGGACATGAACCTTGAAGATGCGCTGCGCTTCATCATCACTGCCGGCGCAAAGACCTCGGCAATCCCCGAAGACAGCACCGCCACCGAACCGAACACCACCGGCCGGAACACCCCCCCGGAATCGTTGCCGACGATCTGA
- a CDS encoding glycoside hydrolase family 127 protein: MNNAAAMMFLLMIVLAGGCAMQTVNVTMVPHPPVDSTNAHYVSNRPPLAPSAMIKLPVGAVTAEGWLRRCLELQADGVTGHLEELSPWLEKQDNAWLSPDGQGKWGWEEVPYWLKGYGDIGYLLGDERMIAEARIWLEGALRSQRADGNFGPVRIFEDDGSQDFWANMPMLFCLQSYYEYTGDQRVIDLMTRYFRYQMTVPDDKLLTHYWQHLRGGDNLFSIYWLYNRTGDAFLLDLARKIHDNTADWTKKNTLPNWHNVNVAQAFGEPATYWLQSKQPGHLQAAYDNFETIRRLYGQVPGGMFGGDENCRVGFDDPRQAIETCGMVEQMLSNETLLTITGDPFWAAHTEEVAFNSLPAAFTPDFRGLRYLTSPNMVVSDSVSHSPGFDNGGPMLTMNPLSHRCCQHNHSHGWAYMVEYLWMATPDNGACAAIYSASRAKIRVGDGTEVEFIEETRYPFEDNIRFTLRMSRDVAFPLYLRIPDWTSDATVKVNGRKSSAELKAGYARLDRTWRDGDTVTLHLPMRLSVKRWDRNHNAASVSYGPMTFSLEIGEEYRKVDGRTAALRDAKWREDVDTEKWPAFEIHPTTPWNYGLVLTGDVNKDFRIERRDWPADDFPFTLEASPIRLIARGRRIPQWTLDQYGLCATLQDSPVRTSEPVEEIALVPMGAARLRISALPVVGDGPDAHAWKPPVMPKKMYEASASHCYQGDSTAAIGDNLEPESSEDQTVPRHTFWPHKGTAEWYEAKFDEPRHIDHVRIYWFDDRDIGGQCRVPASWKLLYRDGEQWRPVEGAGEFGVQRDAWNDAYFKPVTTSAMRIEVQLQDNYSAGLLEWSILNVGQSLMKTRWTDDVDAANVLPEYPRPQLRRSQWVNLNGTWQYAIRPREEGEPAHWQGDILVPFPIESQLSGVVKPVLPEQALWYRRSFERPALGRGERVLLHFGAVDWHATVWCNGALLGEHKGGYDPFSFDITDALREGGPQWITVRVWDPTDTGAQPRGKQVLNPQGIYYTAVTGIWQTVWMETVPRAYVKRLTIEPRLDESSVEILVESDMPVAYEATVLDGRRVAATARGQAGEPLRIRIDNPKLWWPEAPFLYDLIIRTGDDEVHSYFGMRSIEIGLDSDNLNRIWLNGRVVFMFGPLDQGWWPDGLYTAPTDEALRYDVERTRAMGYNMARKHVKVEPARWYYWADRLGLMVWQDMPSLAARGQKHYVAPGAPSDVELSDDTRNQYRAEFTAMYELLRNHPSVVAWVPFNEGWGQHNTNDVLAWVKRLDPTRLVDGPSGWEDRGYGHFKDQHNYPGPGMFPPMPDRVSVLGEFGGLGLPMIGHLWQSDRNWGYRNMADTEQLASDYESLVRDLRLLVGKGLSAAVYTQTTDVEGEVNGLMTYDREIIKIGAERLASINRSVYEPPPVVREVAPTSQTQGQPWRYTLAAPGGQWMSVEFDASNWSQGRGGFGTSGTPGAFVNTTWSGSDIWIRSEFGLTARDAQARELMLSIHHDEDAEVYINGVLAAKLQGYTTGYRLVPLTPESRSALKPGGNVIAIHCRQTTGGQYIDAGLVALEERQ; this comes from the coding sequence ATGAACAATGCTGCGGCCATGATGTTCCTGCTGATGATCGTTCTCGCGGGAGGGTGCGCGATGCAGACGGTGAATGTGACGATGGTTCCGCACCCGCCCGTTGACTCGACCAACGCCCACTACGTCTCCAATCGCCCGCCGCTCGCGCCCAGCGCGATGATCAAACTGCCCGTGGGCGCCGTCACCGCCGAGGGCTGGCTGCGGCGCTGCCTTGAACTGCAGGCCGACGGCGTCACCGGCCATCTCGAAGAACTCAGCCCGTGGCTCGAGAAGCAAGACAACGCGTGGCTCTCGCCCGACGGCCAGGGCAAGTGGGGCTGGGAGGAAGTCCCCTACTGGCTCAAGGGCTACGGGGACATCGGCTATCTCCTCGGCGACGAGCGCATGATCGCCGAAGCGCGCATCTGGCTCGAGGGCGCGCTGCGCAGCCAGCGAGCCGACGGCAACTTCGGCCCCGTGCGGATCTTCGAAGACGACGGCTCTCAGGACTTCTGGGCCAACATGCCCATGCTCTTCTGCCTGCAGTCTTACTACGAGTACACCGGCGACCAGCGCGTCATCGACCTCATGACGCGCTACTTCCGGTACCAGATGACCGTGCCGGATGACAAACTCCTCACGCACTACTGGCAGCACCTGCGCGGCGGGGACAACCTCTTTTCCATCTACTGGCTCTACAACCGCACGGGCGATGCGTTCCTCCTCGATCTCGCGCGCAAGATCCACGACAACACCGCCGACTGGACGAAGAAAAACACCCTGCCCAACTGGCACAACGTCAACGTCGCGCAGGCCTTCGGCGAACCGGCGACGTACTGGCTGCAGTCAAAGCAGCCCGGCCATCTGCAGGCCGCCTATGACAATTTCGAAACCATCCGCCGGCTCTACGGCCAGGTGCCCGGCGGCATGTTCGGCGGCGATGAGAACTGCCGCGTCGGCTTCGACGATCCGCGCCAGGCCATCGAAACCTGCGGCATGGTCGAGCAGATGCTCTCGAACGAAACGCTGCTCACCATCACCGGCGATCCGTTCTGGGCCGCGCACACCGAAGAAGTCGCCTTCAACTCCCTGCCCGCCGCATTCACGCCCGACTTCCGCGGACTGCGCTACCTCACCAGCCCGAACATGGTCGTGAGCGACTCAGTCAGCCACTCGCCCGGCTTTGACAACGGCGGGCCGATGCTGACGATGAACCCCCTGAGCCACCGCTGCTGCCAGCATAACCACTCGCACGGCTGGGCGTACATGGTTGAGTACCTGTGGATGGCCACGCCGGACAATGGAGCGTGCGCTGCGATCTACAGCGCCAGCCGCGCGAAGATCAGAGTCGGCGACGGCACCGAGGTGGAGTTCATCGAAGAAACCCGCTACCCCTTCGAAGACAACATCCGCTTCACACTGCGCATGAGCCGCGATGTCGCGTTTCCGCTCTACCTGCGCATCCCGGATTGGACGAGCGACGCAACCGTCAAAGTCAACGGGAGAAAGAGCAGCGCCGAGTTGAAGGCCGGCTATGCGCGCCTCGACCGCACCTGGCGCGATGGCGACACCGTTACGCTGCACCTGCCCATGCGCCTGAGCGTCAAGCGCTGGGACAGAAATCACAACGCAGCCAGCGTCTCTTATGGCCCGATGACCTTCTCGCTGGAGATCGGCGAAGAGTACCGCAAGGTCGATGGACGCACCGCGGCGCTGCGCGATGCCAAGTGGCGCGAAGACGTGGACACTGAGAAGTGGCCCGCGTTCGAAATCCACCCGACCACCCCGTGGAACTACGGCCTCGTCCTCACCGGCGACGTGAACAAGGACTTCCGCATCGAACGCCGCGACTGGCCCGCCGACGACTTCCCCTTCACGCTTGAAGCCAGCCCGATCCGCCTCATCGCCAGGGGCCGGCGCATCCCGCAGTGGACGCTCGATCAATACGGCCTGTGCGCCACGCTCCAGGACAGTCCGGTGCGCACCAGCGAGCCAGTCGAGGAGATCGCGCTGGTTCCGATGGGCGCGGCGCGGCTGCGCATCTCGGCGCTGCCCGTCGTCGGCGACGGGCCCGATGCCCACGCGTGGAAGCCGCCGGTCATGCCAAAGAAGATGTACGAGGCGAGCGCTTCACACTGCTACCAGGGAGATTCGACCGCGGCCATCGGCGATAACCTTGAACCCGAGAGTTCGGAGGATCAGACCGTGCCGCGCCACACTTTCTGGCCGCACAAGGGCACGGCGGAGTGGTACGAGGCGAAGTTCGATGAGCCGCGGCACATCGACCACGTGCGGATCTACTGGTTTGACGATCGCGACATCGGCGGGCAGTGCCGCGTGCCGGCGTCGTGGAAGCTGCTTTACCGCGACGGGGAGCAGTGGCGGCCCGTCGAAGGCGCCGGCGAATTCGGCGTACAGCGCGATGCGTGGAACGACGCGTACTTCAAGCCCGTCACGACCAGCGCCATGCGCATCGAAGTGCAGTTGCAGGACAACTACTCAGCCGGGCTGCTCGAATGGAGCATCCTCAACGTCGGCCAGAGCTTGATGAAAACGCGCTGGACCGATGATGTGGACGCCGCGAACGTGCTGCCCGAGTATCCTCGGCCGCAGTTGCGCCGCAGCCAGTGGGTGAATCTGAACGGGACATGGCAGTACGCCATACGGCCGCGCGAAGAGGGCGAGCCCGCGCACTGGCAAGGCGACATCCTCGTGCCCTTTCCCATCGAATCGCAATTGAGTGGCGTGGTCAAACCGGTCCTGCCCGAGCAGGCGCTCTGGTACCGCCGGTCCTTCGAGCGGCCGGCGCTGGGCAGGGGCGAACGGGTGCTGCTGCACTTTGGCGCCGTGGACTGGCACGCGACCGTCTGGTGCAACGGCGCGCTGCTAGGCGAGCACAAGGGCGGCTACGACCCGTTCTCGTTCGACATCACCGATGCCCTTCGCGAGGGCGGGCCGCAGTGGATCACCGTGCGCGTCTGGGATCCGACGGACACCGGCGCTCAGCCGCGCGGCAAGCAGGTGCTCAATCCGCAGGGCATCTACTACACCGCGGTCACCGGAATCTGGCAGACGGTGTGGATGGAGACGGTGCCACGCGCGTACGTGAAGCGCCTCACCATCGAACCCAGGCTGGATGAGTCGAGTGTGGAGATCCTCGTCGAGTCTGACATGCCCGTAGCCTACGAGGCGACGGTGCTGGACGGCCGCAGGGTCGCCGCCACCGCGCGCGGCCAGGCCGGCGAGCCGCTGAGGATCAGGATCGACAATCCCAAACTCTGGTGGCCCGAGGCGCCGTTCCTGTACGACCTCATCATCCGTACCGGCGACGACGAGGTGCACAGCTACTTCGGCATGCGCTCCATCGAGATCGGCCTCGACAGCGACAACCTCAATCGCATCTGGCTCAACGGCCGGGTGGTGTTCATGTTCGGCCCGCTCGACCAGGGCTGGTGGCCCGACGGGCTCTACACGGCTCCCACCGATGAGGCGCTGCGCTACGACGTGGAGAGGACCCGCGCCATGGGTTACAACATGGCCCGCAAGCATGTCAAAGTCGAACCCGCCCGGTGGTACTACTGGGCCGACCGGCTCGGCCTGATGGTCTGGCAGGACATGCCCTCGCTCGCCGCGCGCGGGCAAAAGCACTACGTCGCCCCCGGCGCGCCCAGCGACGTCGAACTCAGCGATGACACCAGAAATCAATACCGCGCCGAGTTTACCGCCATGTACGAACTGCTGCGCAATCACCCCAGCGTGGTCGCCTGGGTGCCCTTCAACGAGGGCTGGGGACAGCACAACACCAACGACGTGCTCGCCTGGGTCAAGCGCCTCGACCCCACGCGCCTCGTGGACGGGCCCAGCGGCTGGGAGGATCGCGGCTACGGCCACTTCAAGGACCAGCACAACTATCCCGGGCCGGGCATGTTTCCACCCATGCCCGATCGCGTTTCCGTCCTCGGCGAGTTCGGCGGACTCGGCCTGCCCATGATCGGCCACCTCTGGCAGAGCGATCGCAACTGGGGCTATCGCAACATGGCCGACACCGAGCAACTTGCAAGCGACTACGAATCGCTCGTGCGCGATTTGCGCCTGCTCGTCGGCAAGGGGTTGTCGGCCGCGGTCTACACGCAGACCACCGACGTCGAAGGCGAAGTGAACGGCTTGATGACCTACGACCGCGAGATCATCAAGATCGGCGCCGAGCGCCTCGCGTCGATCAATCGCAGCGTCTACGAGCCGCCGCCGGTGGTGCGCGAGGTGGCGCCGACATCGCAGACGCAGGGTCAGCCGTGGCGCTACACGCTCGCCGCGCCCGGCGGCCAGTGGATGAGCGTCGAGTTCGATGCGTCGAACTGGAGCCAGGGGCGCGGCGGGTTCGGCACCAGCGGCACGCCCGGCGCCTTCGTCAACACGACCTGGTCGGGCAGCGACATCTGGATCCGCAGCGAGTTCGGCCTCACGGCTCGCGATGCGCAGGCTCGCGAACTGATGCTATCGATTCACCACGACGAAGACGCCGAGGTGTACATCAACGGCGTGCTCGCGGCGAAACTTCAAGGCTACACAACCGGCTACCGCCTCGTGCCGCTCACGCCCGAGAGCCGCTCGGCGCTCAAGCCAGGCGGCAACGTCATCGCCATTCACTGCCGCCAGACCACCGGGGGCCAGTACATCGACGCCGGGCTCGTGGCCCTGGAGGAGCGCCAATGA
- a CDS encoding ABC transporter substrate-binding protein: MTSAARPHRWTQLILLCAALAAGAIALQGCKKSSPTSTGGNGAGEAKLVVGFSQIGAESSWRTAETNSIRSEAESRGIDLKFSDAQGKQENQVKAINAFIAQKVDAIILAPKVETGWEPSLKAAKAAGIPVILVDRGVDVADDSLYATLIASDFVAEGRMAAEWLAKKLDGEGNIVELQGTPGSAPAIDRKKGFEQGIAPYEGLKITRSQTGEFARQTGKEVMEAFLKSAPGEIDAVYAHNDDMALGAIQAIEEAGLKPGTDIIVVSIDGVRDAFAAMVAGKLNCTVECNPLLGPLAFDAVEKAVAGETLPKWTVVEDRVYDQSVAAEVIDSRKY, translated from the coding sequence ATGACATCCGCCGCCCGACCGCACCGCTGGACCCAATTGATCCTCTTGTGTGCAGCGCTCGCCGCTGGCGCGATCGCGCTTCAGGGATGCAAGAAATCATCGCCCACTTCAACCGGCGGGAACGGCGCCGGCGAAGCGAAGCTCGTCGTCGGCTTCTCGCAGATCGGCGCTGAGTCCAGTTGGCGCACCGCCGAGACGAACTCGATCCGCAGCGAAGCGGAAAGCCGCGGAATTGACCTCAAGTTCTCCGATGCTCAAGGCAAACAGGAGAACCAGGTCAAAGCCATCAACGCGTTCATCGCGCAAAAAGTAGACGCGATTATCCTCGCGCCCAAAGTCGAGACGGGCTGGGAGCCTTCGCTCAAGGCGGCCAAGGCCGCGGGCATCCCCGTCATCCTCGTCGATCGCGGCGTGGACGTCGCCGACGACAGCCTGTACGCCACGCTGATCGCATCGGACTTTGTGGCTGAAGGCCGCATGGCCGCGGAGTGGCTTGCAAAGAAGCTCGACGGCGAAGGCAACATCGTCGAATTGCAGGGCACGCCCGGTTCGGCTCCGGCCATCGATCGCAAAAAAGGCTTCGAGCAGGGCATCGCTCCCTATGAAGGGCTCAAGATCACGCGCTCGCAGACCGGCGAGTTCGCCCGCCAGACCGGCAAGGAAGTGATGGAGGCGTTTCTCAAGTCGGCGCCCGGCGAAATTGACGCCGTCTACGCCCACAACGACGACATGGCCCTCGGCGCCATTCAGGCCATCGAAGAAGCCGGCCTCAAGCCCGGCACCGACATCATCGTCGTCTCCATCGACGGCGTGCGCGATGCGTTCGCCGCCATGGTCGCCGGCAAACTCAACTGCACCGTCGAGTGCAATCCGCTGCTTGGCCCGCTCGCCTTCGACGCCGTCGAAAAAGCCGTGGCCGGCGAAACACTGCCCAAGTGGACCGTCGTCGAGGATCGCGTCTACGACCAGTCGGTCGCGGCGGAAGTGATCGACAGCCGCAAGTACTGA